The following proteins are encoded in a genomic region of Maribacter hydrothermalis:
- a CDS encoding T9SS type B sorting domain-containing protein codes for MLPKQQRYTLYVLLLIVISVIGTTALANSKVSTFFEEVTHVIEKTVSVTVDKQSILQNNKNIAPLSTMASTAMFTTIIEGADDVENCNDNGFTIARFNLCGDYDDRIISLSGGTYSSVSWQVLGGSCSPNVNIECPNTGSCYTEVHDGQTFTLDASSVPATTGAEYRVIADGQTYYFKVKKSTITQTYVKQDYICGVEGRIQITNLSSAYEFSIDGGTTWQGAIFSNLAPGTYNIKARLRNTANTCEYPYEPIVIEEKEIEISATFTDALCSGDTGSITVTASNVPGPYKYTLLNSSGVAQEFTAFIATNPYTFSAVGFGTYTVQVETQQCTGDPLNGINPPRQNVDTSGNPLTIGAGASALDASTEVNSSFGCSNISSVDITLNTTGGSAPYSFTVNGGPVQPSFGNAATDSGTTTYTVTSAGTYDFVITDSNGCIINASSDVETLLPPDITVSGIDGTCSNGGAQLEFTINNGRGYNISFRESASDAWVSTPQISVAAGTYNDIEVRYQQGGFECTLDLPSVTVNTVGSLSGAANKVADVTCTGIGTNGGQIDFVGPFSGGSGSGYVFSIDGVNFSATISYTNLAAGNYTPIIRDAGGCRLELTPIEILDIDPPTNLDFSQSNISCAAGTSDVQLTPTSNAAINRYEIVSPAYFDNGNNDTFTGLLTSQAYIFQITDVNGCTYTEGFRPVEISSIRVRVKSGGDLRVCNGATDGTGTFIIDGFANNYSYDINGGLFSGGPQNDNEIVLPLSGSGTYTITVTDADTGCTDSTSFDIEEAPVLDLSTSVVTPMSCANGNLGAVRANATGGWGAFRYTLTPPTGPQIGPKSGRTFSNLSAVGTYTLLVEDAEGCTDTFTFDLNPIDAPSISLDGAASDLCYVAGVGATVAVTSSAGTAALGTHQYRINGGTLQASATFAGLSPGNYTIEVVDGNDCSDSLPITIAPQLRVNTSIVTEIPCGGAPGRIGVSVTGGYTTGPGAKQYEVSSDGGATFGTAVPLTSDSFFYDTSVPGDYVFRITDNNTTSSGCVANSVAITLNPPQNIAAASYVARPVSCSSTNNGAVTIIPDATSGVPPYEVNFNGNGWGTQTVFSNLTVGTYSYIVRDARGCETVLDTFDIILDTTAPPATTVSEVQAVCGGSGPVSGGISVNSVTDGTPNFDFIIEDNTGVEITRRENVAPSALPLQILDSNLVTGDYTIITIDANGCTDIDTVTITSNEVVITPIPPPAPLDCDDTAFTYAVSVSGGSGSYQIRLIDQPSFYNLNDTPAINDHTFSNATDGIQYGVAYTVVVLDVVTNCTYEQEIPPLNGPSTLDVSATSTPGACDINRNGEIAYEINGYTIGDNLRIELIDNEDGSRIILQNSVTTTGLPYVDTYPELPGNYQILVTNLTDTCTAADAVIVEQNLPNIDILAEVPANCNAFGQITVQGRGGSGGPYEFAFMDNGVVPNYPTDYTTETTFTAPEGDYDIYVRDINGCTSFDIATIILLQPDLPLPAFTVINQCDPTSTAFDITVRVPSSVNTPRFTLGGDEQLPTIVGANWEYTYTVGSPGDYVVDVIDANGCTSQNIATVYDFLSATGDFTTESTCNDADGEITILTNGGSGDFSYELTGTDFNAIAVGPITQINNPLFTGLAPGNYEVLITDRIVNDGSGYCETTVSNIILNQAAQPVIISEEAIDISCRDENDGSLEVVIGPANALVPFTSQDTPITYILNDVTSSTVEVTRNTTGAFSGLPAGDYQVQVITARNCEVLSAVHTIENPLDFSITASAPDFACEPGANRYSSTIITVNIVNPGTIGSGYQYSISGYENYQTGNTFEIIDNGSTQDITVYAIDGNGCQTTFDVPTINPPTDVIPTITQIDILNCRDDERVRIEVLGTTDFTVNTISVIPVAPVTNLSGNNYVDVYLSDVGDYLFEITDNTVGCTYPMPVHTVSTPVAPTVLISEAKPVSCAVPGNDGALFITVGNYSGEFNYIVYEATDVARTTPLATGTFNTAAYPDVNGDEARIDNLPGGNMIVDVVSTNIPFCSGVSNVANIRTPNGPLQVSADSIGNVSCTNDTGEIVATGTGGWDTNPYDYRLLMSTDGGTSYTAEIVGFTSSNEFTGLSFGFYSVEVRDIEGCTNTYEIELEEVPQIVAGIREPQGLDCPNGNNAVLEAYDITSGNALTATAGASGGFAGAGYNYTLLYLNSSDNTDVVSESGLQNTPTFIGDSGGYISAGWYAIEVSSSFGCSFVTEAYFVDPPPPIQPLLVQTRVPGCGGDGEMRMTVENPDPLFTYEYLRVENGITIGIYEPMVGNSVTISGIEGITYQFDVRKVNASGACPAIRSNGITMTNATGITLLPNLPDDISCASELDGRIESFVNGGVGEDLFYLYEGDPVDAFNPVATATVIRGPQDNGTFEGLSEGTAYYIAVTSGTTCMDIAGPFEIIRPDPIIFDATSTNVTCNGEEDGTITVSVSAGGEGLIQFAIAPNFNEFFSDSDNPGTYTFEELAAGTYEILIKDDNGCFEKDFITVEEPDEIQVVNIRTTPELCIGANNGTVVFDILGGTPFEDALISTNPYFEYKIEMIDPVDETGTASFAPYTGDIIENLQGGASYVIYIQDVNMCTTSELFTIDIGVDLTAVPQVEYGCDGIFPTSTTTIVLDNSSISSDLLFALDPIDPTDAITANATEEYIWGDLPVGDHTVYIYHENGCTNSVQFIIDGYEPLSLAVDKTGPNEVVATAAGGYGAYEFYFNGDSYGAETTFTTNQSGNVNVRVVDARGCVLELNVPFEFTGMLEFPNFFTPDGDNLNDIWSPTNRGLFDGVEVKIYDRYGRVVANLDEVSGWDGTYEGKEVPTGDYWYVVNANSNAIRYVGHFTLYR; via the coding sequence ATGCTCCCAAAACAACAGCGGTATACGCTGTATGTACTACTTCTGATTGTTATTTCAGTAATTGGTACTACGGCACTAGCCAACTCTAAGGTAAGTACCTTTTTCGAGGAAGTGACACATGTTATTGAAAAGACTGTTTCTGTCACTGTAGATAAACAATCCATTTTACAGAATAATAAAAACATTGCACCTTTGTCTACTATGGCTTCAACAGCCATGTTCACTACAATTATTGAAGGAGCTGATGATGTCGAGAATTGTAATGACAACGGATTTACAATTGCGAGATTTAATCTTTGCGGTGATTATGATGATCGTATTATAAGTTTATCTGGTGGTACATACAGTTCAGTTTCATGGCAAGTATTGGGAGGTTCTTGCTCACCTAATGTTAATATAGAATGCCCAAATACAGGTTCTTGTTATACAGAAGTACATGACGGACAAACTTTTACGTTAGATGCGAGTTCGGTTCCAGCAACAACTGGAGCAGAATACAGAGTTATTGCTGATGGACAAACGTATTATTTTAAAGTAAAGAAGAGTACTATTACCCAAACGTATGTTAAACAAGACTATATATGTGGTGTTGAAGGTAGAATTCAAATAACAAATTTATCCAGTGCATATGAGTTTAGTATTGATGGCGGAACTACTTGGCAAGGGGCAATATTTTCAAATTTAGCGCCTGGTACTTACAATATTAAGGCTAGATTAAGAAATACGGCTAACACCTGCGAGTATCCCTATGAACCTATAGTAATTGAAGAGAAAGAGATAGAAATTTCGGCTACTTTTACCGATGCCCTGTGTAGTGGAGATACTGGTAGTATAACTGTTACCGCTTCTAATGTACCCGGTCCTTATAAATATACGTTATTAAATTCAAGTGGCGTTGCGCAAGAATTTACTGCGTTTATAGCCACCAATCCTTACACTTTTTCTGCGGTTGGTTTTGGTACTTATACCGTACAGGTAGAAACACAACAATGTACAGGTGATCCATTGAACGGTATTAATCCTCCTAGACAAAATGTAGATACAAGCGGAAACCCTTTAACTATTGGTGCAGGGGCATCTGCCCTAGATGCTTCAACAGAAGTAAATAGTAGTTTTGGTTGTTCAAATATTTCTAGTGTTGATATAACGCTAAATACAACTGGTGGTTCTGCACCTTATTCTTTTACTGTTAATGGCGGACCAGTACAACCTTCATTTGGTAATGCGGCTACAGATTCGGGAACAACCACATATACCGTAACTTCTGCCGGAACGTACGATTTTGTTATTACCGATAGTAATGGTTGTATAATAAATGCTTCTTCTGACGTTGAAACACTATTGCCTCCAGATATTACTGTTTCTGGTATTGATGGTACCTGTAGTAATGGTGGTGCACAATTAGAGTTTACCATAAATAATGGTAGAGGTTACAATATATCATTTAGAGAAAGTGCTTCTGATGCATGGGTAAGTACACCACAAATTTCGGTGGCTGCTGGCACTTATAACGATATAGAAGTAAGATATCAACAAGGCGGATTTGAGTGTACATTGGATTTACCTTCGGTAACTGTTAATACAGTTGGTTCATTGTCAGGTGCAGCAAATAAGGTTGCCGATGTAACATGCACGGGCATTGGTACTAATGGAGGGCAAATAGATTTTGTTGGTCCATTTTCTGGTGGTTCTGGAAGTGGATATGTTTTTAGTATTGATGGTGTAAATTTTTCTGCTACAATTTCATATACTAATTTGGCCGCGGGTAATTATACACCCATTATACGCGATGCAGGTGGATGTCGCCTGGAACTTACTCCTATTGAAATATTAGATATTGACCCACCAACAAATTTAGATTTTTCTCAAAGTAATATTAGTTGTGCTGCAGGTACTTCTGATGTACAATTGACCCCTACGAGTAATGCAGCTATAAATAGATATGAAATAGTAAGTCCTGCTTATTTCGATAACGGAAATAATGATACGTTTACGGGATTATTGACTTCACAAGCTTATATTTTTCAAATTACCGATGTTAATGGTTGTACATATACCGAAGGATTTAGACCTGTGGAAATAAGTTCTATCCGTGTTCGTGTAAAATCTGGTGGCGATTTACGGGTTTGTAATGGTGCTACTGATGGTACAGGTACTTTTATTATTGATGGATTTGCAAATAATTACAGCTATGATATTAATGGGGGATTATTTTCTGGAGGACCACAAAACGATAACGAAATAGTTTTACCATTATCTGGATCTGGTACATATACGATTACCGTAACCGATGCGGATACAGGATGTACAGATAGTACTTCTTTTGATATTGAAGAAGCTCCAGTATTGGATTTGTCAACTAGCGTTGTTACGCCAATGAGCTGTGCCAATGGAAATTTAGGAGCGGTTAGAGCTAATGCAACCGGTGGTTGGGGTGCTTTTAGATATACGTTAACACCACCCACAGGACCACAAATTGGACCAAAATCCGGAAGAACATTTAGTAACCTTTCTGCAGTTGGTACGTACACTTTATTGGTTGAAGATGCTGAAGGTTGTACTGATACGTTTACGTTCGATTTAAACCCAATTGATGCACCTAGTATTTCTTTAGATGGTGCGGCTTCGGATTTATGTTATGTTGCAGGAGTTGGAGCTACTGTGGCAGTTACTTCAAGTGCTGGGACAGCTGCTTTAGGCACACATCAATACAGAATAAACGGAGGTACTTTACAGGCCAGTGCAACATTTGCAGGACTTTCTCCTGGTAACTATACTATTGAGGTAGTGGATGGGAATGATTGTTCGGATAGCCTACCTATTACTATAGCGCCTCAATTAAGGGTAAATACAAGCATAGTTACAGAAATACCTTGTGGTGGAGCTCCTGGTAGAATTGGTGTAAGTGTTACTGGTGGTTATACCACAGGACCAGGTGCAAAACAATATGAAGTGAGTTCAGATGGTGGAGCAACTTTTGGAACTGCTGTCCCGCTTACTTCTGATAGTTTCTTCTATGATACTTCTGTTCCCGGTGATTATGTTTTTAGAATTACTGATAATAATACTACGAGTAGTGGTTGTGTAGCAAACTCTGTTGCCATTACTTTAAATCCGCCCCAAAATATTGCCGCGGCTTCTTATGTAGCAAGACCGGTAAGTTGTAGTTCAACCAATAATGGAGCGGTAACGATTATTCCAGATGCTACTAGTGGTGTACCACCTTATGAAGTTAATTTTAATGGAAATGGATGGGGTACTCAAACTGTATTTTCAAATTTAACAGTAGGCACTTACTCATATATAGTAAGAGATGCTAGAGGTTGTGAAACGGTACTAGATACTTTTGATATTATTCTAGATACTACCGCTCCTCCTGCTACAACTGTTTCAGAAGTACAGGCCGTTTGTGGAGGTAGTGGACCTGTAAGTGGTGGTATATCTGTGAATAGTGTTACTGATGGTACACCTAATTTCGACTTTATCATTGAGGATAATACTGGAGTAGAAATTACTAGAAGAGAAAATGTTGCACCATCAGCTTTACCTTTACAGATACTAGATTCAAATTTAGTTACAGGTGATTATACAATTATAACTATTGATGCAAACGGCTGTACAGATATTGATACGGTAACAATTACATCAAACGAAGTTGTAATTACACCAATTCCGCCACCAGCTCCATTAGATTGTGATGATACTGCTTTTACCTATGCAGTAAGTGTAAGTGGAGGTTCTGGTTCATATCAAATTAGATTAATTGACCAACCTAGTTTTTACAATTTAAATGATACTCCTGCAATTAATGATCATACCTTTAGTAATGCTACAGACGGAATTCAATATGGTGTGGCATATACCGTTGTTGTTTTAGATGTAGTTACGAATTGTACCTATGAACAAGAGATTCCGCCATTAAATGGACCATCCACTTTAGATGTTTCTGCAACTTCAACACCTGGGGCTTGTGATATTAATAGAAACGGAGAAATAGCTTATGAAATAAATGGTTATACCATTGGTGATAATTTAAGAATTGAATTGATTGATAATGAAGATGGTTCAAGAATTATACTTCAGAATTCCGTAACTACTACGGGTTTACCTTATGTTGATACTTATCCTGAATTACCAGGAAATTATCAAATATTAGTTACGAATTTAACTGATACCTGTACTGCTGCGGATGCGGTAATTGTAGAACAAAATTTACCGAACATAGATATATTAGCTGAGGTGCCTGCCAATTGTAATGCCTTTGGCCAAATAACTGTGCAAGGTCGTGGGGGGTCAGGTGGTCCTTATGAATTTGCGTTTATGGACAATGGTGTTGTACCTAATTATCCGACTGATTATACTACTGAAACTACATTTACGGCTCCTGAAGGGGATTATGATATCTATGTAAGAGATATTAATGGTTGTACATCTTTTGATATTGCAACAATTATTCTCCTACAACCAGATTTGCCACTTCCTGCATTTACAGTAATCAATCAATGCGACCCTACGTCAACAGCATTTGATATTACGGTAAGAGTGCCAAGTTCTGTAAACACACCAAGATTTACCTTAGGTGGTGATGAACAGTTGCCAACCATTGTTGGTGCAAACTGGGAGTACACTTATACTGTTGGAAGTCCTGGAGATTATGTAGTAGATGTAATAGATGCAAATGGTTGTACTAGTCAAAACATAGCAACGGTTTATGATTTTTTATCGGCGACAGGTGATTTTACTACGGAAAGTACTTGTAACGATGCTGATGGAGAAATAACTATTTTGACCAATGGTGGAAGTGGAGATTTTAGTTATGAATTGACCGGGACAGATTTTAACGCTATTGCAGTGGGACCAATAACTCAAATAAATAACCCATTGTTTACAGGTTTAGCCCCAGGTAATTATGAAGTGTTAATTACGGATCGGATTGTAAACGATGGTTCAGGTTATTGTGAAACAACGGTTTCTAATATTATTTTAAATCAGGCCGCACAACCTGTAATTATTTCAGAAGAAGCCATAGATATTAGTTGTAGAGATGAGAATGATGGCTCTTTAGAAGTTGTTATTGGCCCGGCAAATGCATTAGTGCCTTTTACTTCACAAGATACACCTATTACCTATATTTTGAACGATGTAACGTCATCTACTGTTGAAGTAACAAGAAATACAACAGGTGCGTTTTCTGGATTGCCTGCTGGTGATTACCAAGTTCAGGTAATAACTGCTCGTAACTGTGAAGTGTTATCTGCAGTACATACTATAGAAAACCCCTTAGATTTTAGCATTACTGCTAGTGCGCCAGATTTTGCTTGTGAACCCGGAGCAAATCGATATAGTTCTACTATAATAACGGTTAATATAGTTAACCCTGGAACGATAGGTTCAGGTTATCAATATAGTATCAGCGGTTATGAGAATTATCAAACGGGTAATACGTTTGAAATAATTGATAATGGTTCTACTCAAGACATTACGGTTTATGCAATAGATGGTAACGGATGTCAAACAACCTTTGATGTTCCTACTATTAATCCTCCAACAGATGTTATTCCGACAATTACACAAATTGATATTTTGAATTGTAGAGATGATGAACGTGTGCGTATAGAAGTGTTAGGAACTACTGATTTTACGGTAAATACGATTTCAGTAATTCCTGTGGCGCCAGTGACTAATTTGTCGGGTAATAATTATGTAGATGTTTACCTTTCGGATGTAGGTGATTATTTATTTGAAATAACGGATAATACAGTTGGTTGTACTTACCCAATGCCAGTACATACGGTTAGTACGCCGGTAGCACCTACGGTTTTAATTAGTGAAGCAAAACCGGTTAGTTGTGCCGTGCCAGGAAATGATGGGGCATTATTCATAACTGTAGGTAATTATAGTGGTGAATTTAATTACATTGTTTATGAAGCAACCGATGTTGCTAGAACCACTCCTTTGGCCACTGGTACTTTTAATACTGCAGCCTATCCGGATGTTAATGGCGATGAGGCAAGAATTGATAATTTACCTGGTGGAAATATGATAGTAGATGTAGTTTCTACAAATATTCCATTTTGTTCAGGTGTCAGTAATGTTGCTAATATTAGAACTCCTAATGGTCCACTTCAAGTAAGTGCCGATTCTATTGGAAATGTTAGCTGTACAAATGATACTGGAGAAATAGTTGCAACTGGTACTGGTGGTTGGGATACAAATCCCTACGATTACAGATTATTAATGAGTACGGATGGTGGTACTAGCTATACGGCTGAAATAGTAGGATTCACTAGTAGTAATGAATTTACAGGCCTTTCTTTTGGTTTCTATTCGGTAGAAGTTAGAGATATTGAAGGCTGTACTAATACTTATGAAATTGAATTAGAAGAAGTACCTCAAATAGTGGCGGGTATAAGAGAACCACAAGGTTTAGATTGCCCTAATGGAAATAACGCTGTCCTAGAGGCTTACGATATCACTTCTGGAAATGCTTTAACGGCAACGGCCGGGGCAAGTGGTGGTTTTGCGGGTGCAGGCTATAATTATACCTTATTATATTTGAATAGTAGTGATAATACAGATGTAGTTTCCGAAAGTGGATTACAAAATACACCGACGTTTATTGGAGATAGTGGTGGGTATATTAGTGCAGGTTGGTATGCAATAGAAGTTTCATCTAGTTTTGGCTGTTCCTTTGTAACGGAAGCATACTTTGTAGATCCACCACCACCAATTCAACCGCTTTTAGTCCAAACTAGAGTTCCTGGTTGTGGGGGAGATGGTGAAATGAGAATGACAGTTGAAAACCCTGACCCGTTATTCACGTATGAATATCTACGAGTAGAAAATGGTATAACAATTGGTATTTATGAACCAATGGTTGGTAATTCAGTTACTATTTCTGGTATTGAAGGTATTACTTATCAGTTTGATGTAAGAAAGGTTAATGCCTCCGGTGCTTGTCCGGCAATACGTTCAAATGGTATTACAATGACAAATGCTACAGGGATTACCTTATTGCCAAATTTACCCGATGATATTTCTTGTGCTTCTGAATTGGATGGTAGAATAGAGTCCTTTGTAAATGGTGGAGTAGGTGAAGATTTGTTTTATTTATATGAAGGCGACCCAGTTGACGCGTTTAATCCTGTTGCAACCGCAACAGTTATTAGGGGTCCTCAGGATAACGGTACTTTTGAAGGACTATCAGAAGGAACAGCTTATTATATAGCGGTTACCAGTGGAACAACATGTATGGATATTGCCGGTCCGTTTGAAATCATAAGACCCGACCCTATTATTTTTGATGCAACATCAACAAACGTTACATGTAATGGTGAAGAAGATGGTACAATAACCGTTTCTGTAAGTGCAGGTGGAGAAGGATTAATTCAATTTGCAATTGCTCCCAACTTTAATGAGTTCTTTAGCGATTCAGATAATCCTGGCACCTATACTTTCGAAGAACTGGCGGCTGGTACTTATGAGATTTTAATAAAAGATGATAACGGTTGTTTCGAGAAAGATTTTATTACTGTGGAAGAACCAGATGAAATTCAAGTAGTTAATATTAGAACTACACCAGAGTTGTGTATTGGCGCAAATAATGGTACAGTAGTTTTTGATATTTTAGGAGGAACCCCATTTGAAGATGCTCTTATAAGTACAAATCCATATTTTGAATATAAGATTGAAATGATTGATCCTGTTGATGAAACGGGAACGGCGAGTTTTGCACCTTACACGGGAGATATTATTGAAAATTTACAAGGTGGCGCATCTTATGTTATATATATTCAAGATGTGAATATGTGTACAACCTCTGAACTTTTCACTATTGATATTGGAGTTGATTTAACTGCTGTACCACAAGTTGAGTATGGTTGTGACGGCATATTTCCGACAAGTACAACTACTATTGTTTTAGATAACAGTAGTATATCATCTGACCTTTTGTTTGCCCTTGATCCTATAGATCCAACCGATGCAATTACGGCAAATGCGACAGAAGAATATATTTGGGGAGATCTGCCTGTTGGAGACCATACAGTGTATATTTATCACGAAAATGGTTGTACAAATAGTGTTCAGTTTATTATTGATGGATATGAACCATTAAGTCTTGCGGTAGATAAAACTGGACCTAATGAAGTGGTTGCAACAGCTGCAGGAGGTTATGGTGCGTATGAATTTTACTTTAACGGTGACTCATATGGAGCAGAAACAACTTTTACAACTAACCAAAGTGGTAACGTGAACGTTAGGGTTGTAGATGCCAGAGGGTGTGTGTTGGAACTTAATGTGCCTTTTGAGTTCACAGGAATGTTAGAATTTCCAAATTTCTTTACTCCTGATGGAGATAACTTAAATGATATTTGGTCTCCTACTAATAGAGGTCTTTTTGATGGTGTCGAGGTTAAAATATATGATCGTTATGGTAGAGTAGTGGCTAATTTAGATGAGGTTAGCGGTTGGGATGGTACTTATGAAGGTAAGGAAGTGCCAACTGGAGATTACTGGTACGTAGTTAATGCTAATAGTAATGCAATTAGATACGTTGGTCATTTTACATTGTACAGATAA
- a CDS encoding carboxylesterase family protein, with protein sequence MRSLSYIVLFIIFQSCASQVKPTLIDAEMETNVTEKLSYYLYFPDDYDVDPEKDFPILLFLHGGGESGDSLVTIKRNGPPKLILEGKKFPFLILAPQNPNPKKWWNTRAVKQLLDSIVKTNRIDKRRIYLTGLSRGGGAAWEMAVQYPETFAAMAVVCGMTPLPYASWINKKMPMWVFHGEKDKSIPIEESETMVAKLKEMGYEVLFTKYPNVGHSAWIKAYETDALYDWFMDQELK encoded by the coding sequence ATGAGGTCATTATCGTATATTGTTTTATTTATTATATTCCAAAGCTGTGCATCGCAAGTAAAACCTACTTTAATAGATGCGGAAATGGAAACTAACGTAACGGAGAAACTTTCTTATTATTTATATTTCCCAGATGACTATGATGTGGATCCTGAGAAAGATTTTCCTATACTATTGTTTCTACACGGTGGTGGCGAATCTGGAGATAGTCTGGTTACAATAAAAAGAAATGGACCGCCTAAACTTATTTTAGAGGGTAAAAAATTTCCTTTCTTAATACTTGCTCCACAGAATCCAAATCCTAAGAAATGGTGGAATACTAGAGCGGTAAAGCAACTTTTAGACTCTATTGTGAAAACTAATAGAATAGACAAACGAAGAATTTATTTAACAGGTTTAAGTAGAGGTGGTGGAGCTGCATGGGAAATGGCTGTGCAATACCCCGAAACTTTTGCAGCTATGGCCGTTGTGTGTGGAATGACGCCGTTGCCCTATGCTTCTTGGATTAATAAAAAAATGCCAATGTGGGTTTTTCATGGAGAAAAAGATAAGTCAATTCCTATAGAAGAATCTGAAACCATGGTTGCTAAACTTAAGGAAATGGGCTATGAGGTACTTTTTACTAAATACCCCAATGTTGGCCATAGTGCATGGATTAAAGCCTATGAAACTGATGCCCTTTATGATTGGTTTATGGATCAGGAATTGAAATAA